GAGCCTGCAGAAACCGGTGGGCGAGCCCGTAAGGAGCATTCCGTTTGCCGTCCGTCACGCGGAAGACGGAGACGGTTCGGCAACCCACGGCCGCCGCGACGTGGAGAGGGCCGGTGTCCGGAGCTATGAGGAAACCGCACTTTCGAAAAACCGCCGCCAGCTCCTTCAAGGAAAGCCTGGGCAGCAACGCCGCGCCGCGCCCGATATCCGCAAGGATACGTTCCGCCTCGCGCCGCTCCTCTTCGTTCCCCCAGGACAGCAACACGCCGATCCCGGGGTATATGCTCCTCAGTTCCCGGACCGCATGCGCCCAGAATTCCGGATCCATCCGTTTCGTATGCCACGTCGTTCCCGGGTGGACGACCAGCAGCGGGTTCGCATCCGGGAAGATGTCCCGGACCGTCCTGCCGGCATGTAGAACCTGCGCCTCGGTCAATGGTATTTCCGCCCGCAGCGACGAGAGGTCGAACTCTCCCCCGAAAGGGGCGCTGGCCACCCGCAGCATCTTCCTGGTGACATGCCCGTCTTCCGGCCGCAGTGCCACCTTTCGGTTGGTGAAAAGCAGGTTCGGCGACTCCCGAACTCCGCGGCGATCGAAACCGAATCGCAGGGGCGCGCCGGACAGACGGGTTACGACGCCGCTCTTGGCGTTTCCCTGGATATCGAACGCGGCGTCGTAGTTTCCCTCGCGAAGTTCGCGGATCGCCGCCGCCGCCTCTTTCCCCGCGCCGCCGCCCGCCCATTCCCGCTTCCAGCGCTTGAGGTCGAGCGCCACCACGCGGAAGAGCGCATCGTTCCCCTCGAGCAGCGCGGCGAACCTGCGGTCGACCGCCCAGTCGATGCGCGCCGCCGGAGCGGCTTTCCTGAGGTAATCGAGGACGGGCAGGGCGTGCGCAACGTCCCCCAGCGCGGAGAGCTTTACTATGAGGATCCGTCGGAATTCATCCGGTTTCACACGAGCACTCCCGGAACAGCGCTCGGGCCGCGGAAACGACCATGTCGGCGGTCACCTCCAGCATGCACTCGTGCGCACGGTTGCATTCCCTGAGCAGGCAGGGGGAGCAGTCGACGTCCCCGCGGACGATCCTTGCCTTGCGCGTCCATGGGGAGGTGGTGCGCCAATCGGTCGACCCGAAGACCGCCGCAAGCGGAACACCGAGAGCCGCGGCGATGTGCATCGGTCCCGAATCGTTCGTCACCAGGAAGGAGCACCGGGAGAGGAGAGCCATGAGCTCCCTCACCGTGGTCCGCCCCGCGAGGTTCACCGGCTTCCGGCGCATCCCCGCCTCGATCTCGCTTGCGAGGGGCCGCTCGGCGGCCGAGCCCATGAGCACGACGGCCGCTCCCCACTCTTCCGAAAGCGCATCCGCCACCGCCGCGAAACGATCGGGGTACCATCTCTTCGCCGAACCGTAGGTGGCGCCCGGATTGATCCCCAATATCCTCTCCCCCTTGAGAATGCCGAGCGCGGAAAGCCTGTCCCCCATCGCTTCCGTTTCTTCCCGGGTCACTTGAAGCCGCATGCCGACGGGGTCCGGCAGGGAGATTCCAAGCCCGGCCACGAGGCGGATGTAGTAGTCCACGTGATGCAGGCGGAGGATTTCCTCCGTTACGGGAACCGCCCGCGTCAGAAGCAGGCGTCTTCCGTCGGTAGCGTATCCCATCCGCTCGGGGACTCCCGCGAGAAACGAAAGAAGCGCGGCGTCGAATGCGTTCTGGAAGAGGATCGCCGCGTCGAACCGGTATCTGCGCAACTCCGCCGCCATCCGCAGCATCCCGGAAGCCCCCGAATGCAGGCCCTCCTTGTCGTAAACGGCGATATCGTCCACATCCGGGTGATACCGGAACAATTCGGCCACGAGAGGCCGCGCCGCAAGCGTGATCCTGGCATTGGGAAACGCTTCCCGAACCGCGCTCAGCGCGGGTGTAGTGAGCACCGCATCCCCCAGCCAATTGACGGCGCGCACAAGCAGCGCTGCGGGCGGGTTCGTCCTTTTAAAGCGCATGGAGGCTATGGGTCAACACTTCCCGAAGAACCGGCGGACCTGCCGGATAACCGCATCCTGGTCCTCGCGGGAGAGATACGCCGACATCGGCAGCGAGAGGATCTCCCCGGAAACGGCGCAGGACTCGGGAAAATCGTTATCCCCGTAATCAAGAGCGGCGAAGGCTTCCTGCCGGTGCAGGGGGATGGGATAGTGGATGGCCGTGGGAACCCCGTTTTCCCCAAGGTGTGAAGCGAGCCGGTCGCGCCCAGGCGTCCGGATCGAATATTGGGCGTAGACGTGCGTATTTCCCGGCGCGATCGACGGAACCGTGACGACATCCTCGAGCGCCTCGGAATAGTAAGCGCCGACCGCCGCACGCCGCGCCACTTCGGCGGGGAAATGGCGGAACTTGGCCAGGAGAACCGCGGCCTGGATCTCGTCCAGGCGGCCGTTGATGCCGACCATGCCGTGGCGGTACCTCTCCCACTGGCCGTGGTTGCGAAGCCCCGAAATCCGCCGGGCGATGCCGTCGTCCGAGGTGAACACCATTCCCCCATCTCCGTAGCAACCGAGCGGCTTGGAAGGAAAGAATGAGGTCGTCCCCACGTGCGGAAATCCGCAGGAACGTTTACCGTTTCGTTCCGCCCCGAAGGACTGGCACCCGTCCTCGATGACGAACAGGCCGTACTCCGAAGCGATCTTCGCAATCGGTTCCATTTCCGGGCACTGTCCATAGAGGCTGACGGGGATGATGCCGCGGGTGTTTTTCGTCAGCGCCTCCTCGATCTTCAGCGGGTCGAGATTATAGGTTCGCGGATCGATATCGACGAAGACGGGCGTGGCGCCTGCGAGCACTATCGTTTCGGCCGTCGCGATGAAAGTGAAAGGCGTGGTAAGGATCTCGTCGCCGGGTCCCACCCCGTACGCCATCAGTGCGAGCAGGAGCGCATCGGTCCCCGACGAACAACCGAACGCGTGCTTGGCGCCCACATAGGCTGCCAGGAGGCGTTCCAGTTCCGCCCCCTTCGGTCCCAGGATGAACTGCGCGCTGTTCAGGACGGCTTCGATCTGTTCGCGGATTTCGGTCTCGTACGCGGCAAACTGCGCCTGCAGATCGACAAATTTCACGGAATTACCGTCATTTTCATCGGCCCCCACCGGTTTGCGGTAAACTTATTTGTATCATACCGACCCGGGTTTTCCAATTTCCGATCCCTTTTTCACTCCGCCGGGAAGGAAATTCTGGTATAAATACAAGTTTCAGGGAGGGATGGCCGAGCGGCTTAAGGCGGCGGTCTTGAAAACCGCTGAACGGCAACGTTCCGTAGGTTCAAATCCTACTCCCTCCGCCAAGATAAGTCTTTGACAGCGGAGTCCAGGGATTTGAACCCGAGCACGCCGCCGACCGAACAGGGAGGAAAAGGGCGACCATGTGGAGCCCGACAGGCGTGCGAGGCGACCGAGGGGGCGCAGGCGTGATCGCCGGAGCCTGATCGGTCAAATCCTGCTCCCTCCGCCAAGGTGAGTGGACCGAAAGCCATAAAGGTTCGTGATTAATTGCCGGAGAGGTGGCCGAGCCGGCTGAAGGCAACCGCCTGCTAAGCGGTTGTACGGGTAAAACCGTACCGAGAGTTCGAATCTCTCCCTCTCCGCCATCCGCCTTCGCCCATCGGCATGG
The Deltaproteobacteria bacterium DNA segment above includes these coding regions:
- the waaC gene encoding lipopolysaccharide heptosyltransferase I, with amino-acid sequence MKPDEFRRILIVKLSALGDVAHALPVLDYLRKAAPAARIDWAVDRRFAALLEGNDALFRVVALDLKRWKREWAGGGAGKEAAAAIRELREGNYDAAFDIQGNAKSGVVTRLSGAPLRFGFDRRGVRESPNLLFTNRKVALRPEDGHVTRKMLRVASAPFGGEFDLSSLRAEIPLTEAQVLHAGRTVRDIFPDANPLLVVHPGTTWHTKRMDPEFWAHAVRELRSIYPGIGVLLSWGNEEERREAERILADIGRGAALLPRLSLKELAAVFRKCGFLIAPDTGPLHVAAAVGCRTVSVFRVTDGKRNAPYGLAHRFLQAPMPCTACLRKRCSRDAECRRSIPPEAAAEAMAELIGRDS
- a CDS encoding DegT/DnrJ/EryC1/StrS family aminotransferase, which produces MKFVDLQAQFAAYETEIREQIEAVLNSAQFILGPKGAELERLLAAYVGAKHAFGCSSGTDALLLALMAYGVGPGDEILTTPFTFIATAETIVLAGATPVFVDIDPRTYNLDPLKIEEALTKNTRGIIPVSLYGQCPEMEPIAKIASEYGLFVIEDGCQSFGAERNGKRSCGFPHVGTTSFFPSKPLGCYGDGGMVFTSDDGIARRISGLRNHGQWERYRHGMVGINGRLDEIQAAVLLAKFRHFPAEVARRAAVGAYYSEALEDVVTVPSIAPGNTHVYAQYSIRTPGRDRLASHLGENGVPTAIHYPIPLHRQEAFAALDYGDNDFPESCAVSGEILSLPMSAYLSREDQDAVIRQVRRFFGKC
- the waaF gene encoding lipopolysaccharide heptosyltransferase II; its protein translation is MRFKRTNPPAALLVRAVNWLGDAVLTTPALSAVREAFPNARITLAARPLVAELFRYHPDVDDIAVYDKEGLHSGASGMLRMAAELRRYRFDAAILFQNAFDAALLSFLAGVPERMGYATDGRRLLLTRAVPVTEEILRLHHVDYYIRLVAGLGISLPDPVGMRLQVTREETEAMGDRLSALGILKGERILGINPGATYGSAKRWYPDRFAAVADALSEEWGAAVVLMGSAAERPLASEIEAGMRRKPVNLAGRTTVRELMALLSRCSFLVTNDSGPMHIAAALGVPLAAVFGSTDWRTTSPWTRKARIVRGDVDCSPCLLRECNRAHECMLEVTADMVVSAARALFRECSCETG